The Salinibaculum sp. SYNS191 genome has a window encoding:
- a CDS encoding acyl-CoA carboxylase subunit beta, with protein MEERIEELRELREEAEKGGGEERIQAQHDKGKLTARERIDYFLDDGTFTEFDQFRTHRTQKFDMEEYKGDGVVTGYGEVNGRTVFVFAHDFTVFGGSLGEVFAEKVTKVMDKAMETGAPVIGLNDSAGARIQEGIDSLAGYAEIFHRNQQASGVIPQISAIMGPCAGGAVYSPAITDFIMMVQDTSHMFITGPDVIETVTGEQVGFDELGGANTHASESGVAHFTAADEEEALDDIRHLLSYLPQNNVEDPPRVDPWDDPQRRSEAIADIVPDQPQKPYDMTDVIDEVVDEGSFFEVAEAFARNLAIGFARLDGHAIGVVANQPRVNAGTLDIEASIKGARFVRFCDAFNIPILTFVDVPGFMPGTDQEHNGIINHGAKLLYAFSEATVPLMTVITRKAYGGAYDVMASKHIGADVNYAWPSAEIAVMGPQGAVNVLYSDELEAAEDADERRQELIDDYREQFANPYTAADRGFVDDVLEPKDTRAQLVSDLEMLRSKRKSQPDKKHGNIPL; from the coding sequence TTCGACCAGTTCCGCACCCACCGAACCCAGAAGTTCGACATGGAGGAGTACAAGGGCGACGGCGTGGTCACGGGCTACGGCGAGGTCAACGGCCGCACCGTCTTCGTCTTCGCCCACGACTTCACCGTCTTCGGCGGGTCGCTCGGCGAAGTGTTCGCGGAGAAGGTCACCAAGGTCATGGACAAGGCCATGGAGACCGGCGCGCCCGTCATCGGCCTCAACGACTCCGCTGGTGCCCGCATTCAGGAGGGCATCGACTCGCTCGCCGGCTACGCGGAAATCTTCCACCGCAACCAGCAGGCCAGCGGCGTCATCCCGCAGATTTCGGCCATCATGGGGCCCTGCGCCGGCGGCGCGGTCTACTCGCCCGCCATCACGGACTTCATCATGATGGTCCAGGACACGAGCCACATGTTCATCACTGGCCCGGACGTCATCGAGACGGTCACCGGTGAACAGGTCGGCTTCGACGAACTCGGCGGCGCGAACACCCACGCGTCGGAGTCCGGTGTGGCGCACTTCACCGCCGCCGACGAGGAGGAGGCGCTGGACGACATCCGCCACCTGCTCTCCTATCTCCCACAGAACAACGTCGAGGACCCGCCCCGCGTCGACCCCTGGGACGACCCACAGCGCCGCTCGGAGGCGATCGCCGACATCGTCCCCGACCAGCCACAGAAGCCCTACGACATGACCGACGTCATCGACGAGGTGGTCGACGAGGGCTCGTTCTTCGAGGTGGCGGAGGCCTTCGCGCGGAACCTCGCCATCGGCTTCGCCCGCCTGGACGGCCACGCCATCGGCGTCGTCGCCAACCAGCCCCGCGTCAACGCCGGCACGCTCGACATCGAGGCGTCCATCAAGGGCGCACGGTTCGTCCGCTTCTGTGACGCCTTCAACATCCCCATCCTGACGTTCGTGGACGTCCCCGGGTTCATGCCCGGCACCGACCAGGAGCACAACGGCATCATCAACCACGGCGCGAAGTTGCTGTACGCCTTCTCCGAGGCGACGGTTCCGCTGATGACCGTCATCACGCGGAAAGCCTACGGCGGGGCCTACGACGTCATGGCGTCGAAACACATCGGCGCGGACGTCAACTACGCCTGGCCCTCCGCCGAAATCGCCGTCATGGGGCCGCAGGGCGCGGTGAACGTCCTCTACAGCGACGAACTCGAAGCGGCAGAGGACGCCGACGAGCGCCGGCAGGAACTCATCGACGACTACCGCGAGCAGTTCGCCAATCCGTACACGGCCGCGGACCGCGGCTTCGTCGACGACGTGCTCGAACCGAAGGACACCCGCGCGCAACTGGTCTCCGACCTGGAGATGCTGCGCTCGAAACGCAAATCACAGCCCGACAAGAAACATGGCAACATCCCACTCTGA
- a CDS encoding acc operon protein, whose translation MLTLDTDDGTLAVPETATVEEAAAIAAAIGTHLRDQQAAAAALAAQSGEAETWDGKRWAYAGRLEGLTGRGERVPANAPTDEWAASGRTERF comes from the coding sequence ATGCTCACGCTCGACACCGACGACGGGACGCTCGCCGTGCCGGAGACGGCCACCGTCGAGGAGGCGGCGGCCATCGCCGCAGCAATCGGGACGCACCTGCGCGACCAGCAGGCAGCGGCGGCGGCCCTCGCCGCGCAGTCGGGCGAAGCGGAGACCTGGGACGGCAAGCGGTGGGCCTACGCCGGTCGCCTGGAGGGGCTGACCGGCCGGGGGGAGCGCGTGCCAGCGAACGCACCGACGGACGAATGGGCGGCCAGCGGACGAACGGAGCGATTCTAA
- a CDS encoding acetyl-CoA carboxylase biotin carboxylase subunit, whose translation MSDNGFDKVLVANRGEIAVRVMRACEELGIDTVAVYSEADKHGGHVRYADEAYNVGPARAADSYLDHDAIIDAAQRSGADAIHPGYGFLAENATFAGKVEDADGVQWIGPASDAMERLGEKTKARQIMQSADVPIVPGTTDPVEDPEEVEAFGDEYGYPVAIKAEGGGGGRGMKVVHAADEAADQLQSAKREGEAYFDNDSVYLERYLENPRHIEVQIVADSQGNVRHLGERDCSLQRRHQKVIEEGPSPALSDELREKIGEAARRGVREADYTNAGTVEFLVEEDEDREPGEVLGPDTNFYFLEVNTRIQVEHCVTEEITGIDIVKWQIRVAEGDELAFAQDDVEVRGHAMEFRINAENAADDFAPATGGSLETYDPPGGIGVRMDDALRQGDDLVTDYDSMIAKLIVSGEDREEVIERGKRALAEFDIEGIVTVIPFHRLMLDDERFVTGRHTTKYLDNHLDPERIDEAQEKWGTETAAPADDEEVTEREFTVEVNGKRFEVELEERGAPAIDIDAAAAGDSGGTQPRPERAGPGDDSSGGAAAADGEQVAAEMQGTILDVNVAEGDEVAAGDVLLVLEAMKMENDVVAESGGVVEKVAVGEGDSVDMGDLLVVLD comes from the coding sequence ATGTCTGACAACGGATTCGACAAGGTACTCGTCGCGAATCGTGGAGAGATTGCCGTGCGCGTCATGCGCGCCTGCGAAGAACTCGGTATCGACACCGTCGCTGTCTACAGCGAGGCGGACAAACACGGCGGCCACGTCCGCTACGCCGACGAGGCCTACAACGTCGGCCCGGCGCGGGCCGCCGACTCGTATCTCGACCACGACGCCATCATCGACGCCGCACAGCGGTCCGGCGCCGACGCCATCCACCCGGGCTACGGCTTCCTCGCCGAGAACGCCACCTTCGCGGGGAAGGTCGAAGACGCCGACGGCGTCCAGTGGATCGGCCCCGCCAGCGACGCGATGGAACGGCTGGGCGAGAAGACCAAGGCCCGCCAGATAATGCAGAGCGCGGACGTGCCGATCGTCCCCGGGACGACCGACCCCGTGGAGGACCCCGAAGAAGTCGAGGCCTTCGGCGACGAATACGGCTATCCCGTCGCTATCAAGGCAGAGGGTGGCGGCGGCGGCCGCGGCATGAAGGTCGTCCACGCCGCGGACGAAGCGGCCGACCAGCTCCAGAGCGCCAAGCGCGAGGGCGAGGCATACTTCGACAACGACTCGGTGTATCTGGAGCGGTACCTGGAGAACCCGCGCCACATCGAGGTGCAGATCGTCGCGGACAGCCAGGGCAACGTCCGGCATCTGGGCGAGCGCGACTGTTCGCTGCAACGGCGCCACCAGAAGGTCATCGAGGAGGGACCGAGTCCGGCGCTGTCGGACGAACTCCGGGAGAAAATCGGCGAGGCCGCCCGCCGGGGCGTCCGCGAGGCCGACTACACCAACGCGGGGACCGTCGAGTTCCTCGTCGAGGAGGACGAGGACCGCGAGCCGGGTGAAGTGCTGGGGCCGGACACGAACTTCTACTTCCTGGAGGTCAACACGCGCATCCAGGTCGAACACTGCGTCACCGAGGAGATCACGGGCATCGACATCGTGAAGTGGCAGATTCGCGTCGCGGAGGGCGACGAACTGGCCTTCGCCCAGGACGACGTTGAGGTCCGCGGCCACGCCATGGAGTTCCGAATCAACGCCGAGAACGCCGCTGACGACTTCGCACCCGCCACCGGCGGCTCGCTGGAGACGTACGACCCGCCGGGCGGCATCGGCGTCCGGATGGACGACGCGCTGCGACAGGGTGACGACCTGGTGACCGACTACGACTCGATGATTGCCAAGCTCATCGTCAGCGGCGAAGACCGCGAGGAGGTCATCGAGCGCGGCAAGCGTGCGCTGGCCGAGTTCGACATCGAGGGCATCGTGACGGTCATCCCGTTCCACCGGCTGATGCTCGACGACGAGCGATTCGTCACCGGCCGCCACACCACGAAGTACCTCGACAACCACCTCGACCCCGAGCGCATCGACGAGGCCCAGGAGAAGTGGGGCACCGAGACGGCGGCGCCCGCCGACGACGAGGAGGTCACAGAGCGGGAGTTCACCGTCGAGGTCAACGGCAAGCGCTTCGAGGTCGAACTCGAAGAGCGCGGTGCGCCCGCCATCGACATCGACGCCGCGGCGGCCGGTGACAGTGGCGGCACTCAGCCCCGCCCCGAGCGAGCGGGGCCGGGCGACGACAGCAGCGGTGGCGCGGCAGCGGCAGACGGCGAGCAGGTGGCCGCCGAGATGCAGGGGACGATTCTCGACGTGAACGTGGCCGAGGGCGACGAGGTGGCCGCGGGCGACGTCCTGCTCGTGCTGGAGGCGATGAAGATGGAGAACGACGTCGTCGCGGAGTCGGGCGGCGTCGTCGAGAAAGTCGCCGTCGGCGAGGGCGACAGCGTCGACATGGGCGACCTGCTGGTCGTCCTCGACTGA
- a CDS encoding biotin--[acetyl-CoA-carboxylase] ligase: protein MNETRRAVLSALETDTVSGPALAERLDVSRAAVWKHVEALRADGFAIESGDEGYELTGVPEFGGAAIEVGLDAPFAVEYHDAIPSTNDRARELATAGRADVAVVADEQTGGRGRLDREWSSPSGGVWLSLVLRPDVPPASAPTFTLAAAVATTRAAREAGVDAHIKWPNDVLVETPDGERKLAGILTEMEGEADRVSWLVVGIGVNANVAPDDLPADAAGTSIREVAGDVDRRVFTQRLLEEFDALRSDLDGVLPAWREHAATLGQRVRVETGEKAVVGEAVDVTGPGTLVVETESGRQSVTAGDCEHLRPE, encoded by the coding sequence ATGAACGAGACACGTCGGGCGGTGCTTTCGGCACTGGAGACCGACACAGTGTCCGGACCGGCCCTCGCCGAGCGACTCGACGTCTCGCGGGCCGCCGTCTGGAAGCACGTCGAGGCGCTGCGCGCGGACGGCTTCGCCATCGAGAGCGGCGACGAGGGGTACGAACTGACCGGCGTCCCCGAGTTCGGCGGCGCTGCGATCGAGGTCGGACTCGACGCGCCCTTCGCAGTCGAGTACCACGACGCCATCCCGAGCACGAACGACCGGGCACGCGAACTGGCGACGGCTGGGCGTGCGGACGTGGCGGTGGTGGCCGACGAGCAGACCGGTGGCCGGGGACGGCTGGACAGGGAGTGGTCCTCGCCCAGCGGCGGCGTCTGGCTCTCGCTGGTCCTCCGGCCGGACGTGCCGCCCGCGAGCGCACCGACGTTCACGCTCGCCGCCGCCGTCGCGACGACGCGCGCGGCGCGGGAGGCCGGCGTCGACGCACACATCAAGTGGCCAAACGACGTGCTCGTGGAGACGCCCGACGGCGAGCGAAAGCTCGCCGGCATCCTCACCGAGATGGAGGGCGAGGCCGACAGGGTCTCCTGGCTCGTCGTCGGCATCGGCGTCAACGCCAACGTCGCCCCCGACGACCTGCCAGCGGACGCGGCCGGGACGAGCATCCGTGAGGTGGCCGGGGACGTCGACCGTCGGGTGTTCACCCAGCGGTTGCTGGAGGAGTTCGACGCTCTCAGGAGCGACCTCGACGGCGTCCTCCCGGCGTGGCGCGAGCACGCGGCGACGCTCGGCCAGCGCGTCCGCGTCGAGACCGGCGAGAAAGCGGTCGTCGGGGAGGCCGTCGACGTGACCGGGCCGGGAACGCTGGTCGTCGAGACGGAGTCCGGACGGCAATCGGTGACTGCGGGCGACTGCGAGCACCTGCGGCCGGAGTGA
- a CDS encoding universal stress protein, which translates to MYDDILLPTDGSPGMSSVVDHAVSLAETHDATVHGLYVVDTVSLADVPMETTLEGVNRALREEGEAAMEDLQQRADGVDVETTIIEGSPSREIVHYAEDTSCDVVVMGTHGRDGVSRLLLGSVAERVVRSSPVPVLTIRVGDEPPDLDEM; encoded by the coding sequence ATGTACGACGATATCCTCCTCCCGACGGACGGCTCCCCTGGCATGTCGAGCGTCGTCGACCACGCGGTATCACTCGCCGAGACCCACGATGCGACGGTACACGGCCTGTACGTGGTGGATACCGTCTCGCTGGCGGACGTGCCCATGGAGACCACGCTGGAGGGCGTCAACCGGGCGCTCCGCGAGGAGGGCGAGGCGGCCATGGAGGACCTCCAGCAGCGCGCCGACGGCGTCGACGTCGAGACGACCATCATCGAGGGGTCGCCGTCGCGGGAAATCGTCCACTACGCGGAAGACACGTCCTGCGACGTCGTGGTCATGGGGACGCACGGCCGCGACGGCGTCTCCCGCCTCCTGCTGGGCAGCGTCGCCGAGCGCGTCGTCCGCTCCTCGCCGGTCCCCGTCCTGACGATTCGCGTCGGGGACGAACCGCCCGACCTGGACGAGATGTAG
- a CDS encoding amidohydrolase family protein — protein MLLEGTILRGREFEPVDGRVVIEDGEIVDIEEADVRSEDVILPAFVNAHTHIGDSIAKEAGEGLSLEELVAPPDGLKHRLLRQADRDDLVAAMRRSLEFMATAGTATCIEFREGGVEGVRAIDDAAEGTPIDPVVLGRETVEAMEASDGFGASGAEDGDFTRERNATGRAGKLFGIHAGEVDSGDINSALDLEPDFLVHMVHAEELHFERVADSEIPVVVCPRSNLVTDVGLPPVRDLLDRTTVALGTDNVFLNSPSMFREMEFTAKLTDATTPEILRMATVNGADIAGLNCGLVEPGRDAELLVLDGASDNLAGAQDVARAVVRRAGVSDVKDVVRGEA, from the coding sequence ATGCTGCTCGAAGGGACGATACTCCGCGGGCGCGAGTTCGAACCCGTCGACGGGCGCGTCGTCATCGAGGACGGCGAAATCGTCGACATCGAGGAGGCCGACGTCCGCAGCGAGGACGTCATCCTGCCCGCGTTCGTCAACGCCCATACCCACATCGGGGACTCTATCGCGAAGGAGGCCGGCGAGGGCCTCTCGCTCGAAGAACTGGTCGCCCCACCGGACGGCCTCAAGCACCGCCTCCTGCGCCAGGCCGACCGCGACGACCTGGTCGCCGCGATGCGGCGCTCGCTCGAATTCATGGCGACGGCCGGCACGGCCACCTGTATCGAGTTCCGCGAGGGGGGCGTCGAGGGCGTCCGCGCTATCGACGACGCTGCGGAGGGGACACCGATCGACCCGGTCGTCCTCGGTCGGGAGACGGTCGAGGCGATGGAAGCGAGCGACGGCTTCGGTGCCAGCGGGGCCGAAGACGGCGACTTCACGCGGGAACGTAACGCGACCGGGCGCGCGGGGAAGCTCTTCGGTATCCACGCCGGCGAAGTCGACAGCGGCGACATCAACTCCGCGCTCGACCTCGAACCGGACTTCCTCGTCCACATGGTCCACGCCGAGGAACTCCACTTCGAGCGCGTCGCCGACAGCGAGATTCCCGTCGTGGTCTGTCCCCGCTCGAACCTGGTGACCGACGTCGGACTCCCGCCGGTCAGGGACCTGCTCGACCGGACGACGGTTGCACTGGGGACGGACAACGTCTTCCTCAACAGTCCCTCGATGTTCCGCGAGATGGAGTTCACCGCGAAACTGACCGACGCGACGACCCCGGAAATCCTCCGGATGGCGACCGTCAACGGGGCGGACATCGCGGGACTGAACTGCGGACTCGTCGAACCGGGCCGCGACGCCGAACTCCTCGTTCTCGACGGGGCCTCCGACAACCTCGCCGGGGCCCAGGACGTCGCGCGCGCCGTCGTTCGCCGCGCCGGCGTCTCCGACGTGAAAGACGTCGTTCGGGGCGAGGCCTGA
- a CDS encoding HalOD1 output domain-containing protein, with the protein MTNEADGERRDDGGHDATHSVEFDWDDELSIAAVVTSAVETVSGRDVTDLPPLHDVVDVDALDKLFRPRRSGERRTNGSVTFRFAGYTVTVYADGLLVVRDAEN; encoded by the coding sequence ATGACCAACGAGGCGGACGGCGAACGGAGAGACGACGGGGGTCACGACGCGACTCACTCCGTCGAGTTCGACTGGGACGACGAGTTGTCCATCGCTGCCGTGGTCACCTCCGCCGTCGAAACGGTCTCGGGTCGCGACGTCACGGACCTTCCCCCGCTCCACGACGTCGTGGACGTCGACGCGCTCGACAAGTTGTTCAGGCCCAGACGGTCCGGCGAGCGACGCACGAACGGGTCGGTGACGTTCCGGTTCGCCGGCTACACCGTCACCGTCTACGCCGACGGACTGCTCGTCGTCCGTGACGCAGAGAACTGA
- a CDS encoding HD domain-containing protein, which translates to MTTIKDSVHDHIEVTGVAADLLETPPVQRLRRIKQLGTVVLVYPSANHTRFEHSLGVYSLADSALSHLGIRGRQAERVRAAALLHDIGHGPYSHNIEDLIYRRTGKYHDDIADLVDSGPVARVLSEHGINPDRVADLVAGEGELGQLVSGELDVDRMDYLVRDAHHTGVPYGTIDHERLVHELRLLDGSLVLDEGNVQSAESLLLARGLMNPTVYSHHVARIAKTMLRRAAEKLLASGATTAEELRRMDDHALHATLRDCEATAGYARRLDDRNLYKRAVWAEMEAVPEDLLIADHETVRAFERDIADSANVDPEEVILEIPDRPEMKESTSRVVVNGEPRRLGQQSTLVSALRAAQRDQWRLGVYAPDDHSERVGNQAIRTLGLDLEGALVRDVRPGINATLEDFE; encoded by the coding sequence ATGACGACTATCAAGGACAGCGTCCACGACCACATCGAGGTGACCGGTGTGGCCGCGGACCTCCTCGAAACGCCGCCCGTCCAGCGTCTCCGCCGCATCAAGCAACTCGGCACGGTCGTCCTCGTCTACCCCTCCGCGAACCACACGCGCTTCGAGCACAGCCTCGGCGTCTACAGCCTCGCCGACAGCGCCCTCTCCCATCTCGGTATCCGTGGCCGCCAGGCCGAGCGCGTCCGCGCCGCGGCGCTCCTGCACGACATCGGACACGGCCCGTACAGTCACAACATCGAGGACCTCATCTACCGCCGGACCGGGAAGTACCACGACGACATCGCCGACCTCGTCGACAGCGGCCCGGTCGCCCGCGTCCTCTCCGAGCACGGCATCAACCCGGACCGCGTGGCGGACCTCGTCGCGGGCGAGGGCGAACTCGGCCAACTCGTCTCCGGCGAACTCGACGTCGACCGGATGGACTATCTCGTCCGCGACGCCCACCACACGGGCGTCCCCTACGGCACCATCGACCACGAGCGCCTCGTCCACGAACTCCGCCTGCTGGACGGCTCGCTCGTGCTCGACGAGGGGAACGTCCAGTCCGCCGAAAGTCTGCTGCTCGCCCGTGGGCTGATGAACCCGACGGTGTACTCCCACCACGTGGCCCGCATCGCAAAGACGATGCTCCGGCGGGCCGCCGAGAAACTGCTCGCGTCGGGAGCGACGACCGCCGAGGAGTTGCGCCGGATGGACGACCACGCGCTGCACGCAACGCTGCGCGATTGCGAGGCGACCGCAGGGTACGCCCGCCGACTCGACGACCGGAATCTCTACAAGCGGGCCGTCTGGGCGGAGATGGAGGCCGTCCCCGAGGACCTGCTCATCGCGGACCACGAGACGGTCCGGGCCTTCGAACGCGACATCGCCGACTCGGCCAACGTCGACCCCGAGGAGGTCATCCTGGAGATCCCCGACAGGCCGGAGATGAAGGAGTCCACCTCCCGCGTGGTCGTCAACGGTGAACCCCGCCGCCTGGGGCAGCAGTCGACGCTCGTCAGCGCGCTGCGGGCCGCCCAGCGCGACCAGTGGCGACTCGGCGTCTACGCGCCCGACGACCACAGCGAGCGGGTCGGGAACCAGGCGATTCGCACGCTCGGACTGGACCTTGAGGGAGCGCTCGTCCGGGACGTCCGGCCCGGCATCAACGCGACCCTCGAAGACTTCGAGTGA
- a CDS encoding protein-tyrosine phosphatase family protein, with amino-acid sequence MTNLAPVENDAHRFAPAGPDEDIVYGACCPGWHTAASHEAAVAQWVSFMRDHGIERVCCLLPGDQLDAGGANVARYNEAFGPDQVLHAPIPDHRLADPDVLREDIHPFLDEADADREPVVVHCLTGLGRTGQVLAAWLVHARQCSPEVAVETVQSMGRDPLAVVEAGNATREELLTLLALTA; translated from the coding sequence ATGACGAATCTGGCACCGGTCGAGAACGATGCTCACCGGTTTGCCCCCGCCGGGCCGGACGAGGACATCGTGTACGGAGCCTGTTGTCCTGGCTGGCACACCGCCGCCAGCCACGAGGCGGCCGTCGCGCAGTGGGTCTCGTTCATGCGCGACCACGGCATCGAGCGTGTCTGCTGTCTGCTCCCGGGCGACCAGCTCGACGCCGGAGGCGCGAACGTCGCCCGCTACAACGAGGCTTTCGGCCCCGACCAGGTCTTGCACGCCCCGATTCCCGACCACCGTCTGGCGGACCCCGACGTGCTGCGCGAGGACATCCACCCGTTTCTCGACGAGGCCGACGCGGACCGCGAGCCGGTCGTCGTCCACTGTCTCACGGGGCTCGGACGGACGGGGCAGGTGCTTGCCGCCTGGCTCGTCCACGCCCGGCAGTGCTCCCCCGAGGTGGCCGTCGAGACGGTGCAGTCGATGGGGCGGGACCCGCTGGCGGTCGTCGAGGCCGGCAACGCGACGCGGGAGGAACTGCTCACTCTGCTGGCGCTGACGGCCTGA
- the cofD gene encoding 2-phospho-L-lactate transferase: protein MVTFLSGGTGTPKFLAGADATFAPAETTVVANTGDDVELGGHLVCPDLDTVLFLDGDELDTDTWWGIADDTAETHDELLALADAAGLAGGPRYLPAEAQTDGRDIARWRRFSGVAEFMHIGDRDRAVHITRTGLLDEGHTLTEATTHLADAFVLDRTLLPMSDDPVATLVHTPDGPMHFQEFWVARNGDPEIEDVEFRGGADATATDAVLTALAEPVVVGPSNPVTSIGPMLAVEGIEDALAETTVVAVSPFVEDQVFSGPAAKLMEAVGYDPSTAGVADAYPFADAFVLDTEDGTALDRPVVRTDTAMDDEADAARVTRAVAEALEVAR, encoded by the coding sequence ATGGTGACGTTCCTGTCCGGCGGGACCGGAACCCCGAAATTCCTCGCCGGCGCCGACGCGACGTTCGCGCCCGCGGAGACCACGGTGGTCGCCAACACCGGCGACGACGTGGAACTCGGCGGGCACCTCGTCTGTCCCGACCTCGATACCGTGCTCTTTCTCGACGGTGACGAACTCGACACGGACACGTGGTGGGGCATCGCAGACGACACGGCCGAGACACACGACGAACTGCTCGCGCTCGCCGACGCCGCAGGGCTGGCGGGCGGTCCGCGGTACCTCCCGGCAGAGGCCCAGACCGACGGTCGGGACATCGCCCGCTGGCGGCGCTTCTCCGGGGTCGCGGAGTTCATGCACATCGGCGACCGCGACCGCGCGGTCCACATCACGCGGACCGGCCTGCTCGACGAGGGCCACACGCTGACCGAGGCGACGACACACCTCGCGGACGCGTTCGTGCTCGACCGGACACTGCTCCCGATGAGTGACGACCCCGTGGCGACGCTCGTCCACACGCCGGACGGGCCGATGCACTTCCAGGAGTTCTGGGTGGCGCGAAACGGCGACCCCGAAATCGAGGACGTCGAGTTCCGCGGCGGCGCGGACGCGACGGCGACGGACGCGGTGCTGACAGCGCTGGCCGAACCCGTCGTCGTCGGCCCGTCGAATCCCGTCACGAGCATCGGCCCGATGCTCGCCGTCGAGGGCATCGAGGACGCGCTCGCGGAGACCACCGTCGTCGCCGTCTCGCCGTTCGTCGAGGACCAGGTGTTCTCCGGCCCCGCGGCGAAACTGATGGAGGCGGTCGGGTACGACCCGTCGACGGCGGGGGTCGCGGACGCCTACCCGTTCGCGGACGCGTTCGTCCTCGACACGGAGGACGGCACGGCGCTGGACCGGCCCGTGGTCAGGACTGACACGGCGATGGACGACGAGGCGGATGCGGCGCGAGTCACTCGCGCCGTCGCCGAGGCGCTGGAGGTGGCGCGGTGA
- a CDS encoding tRNA-dihydrouridine synthase, giving the protein MTDVRVALASLSGEADAAWAEQAAAYADTAFLGGIALDERTREAARRMVERDRTEFLPADPVSFVDDQLSELADVALTPGFNVRTATLDPLREAASVCRDHGAILEINAHCRQEEMCAAGAGESLLRDADRLGEQVEAAAETGATVSVKVRTEVHGVDLPALAAAASDAGADYVHVDAMDSEDVIADVVAATDARVIANNGVRDRATVSEYLEYGADAVSVGRASDDPDVLARVAAATRAWFERHPREVGP; this is encoded by the coding sequence GTGACAGACGTCCGCGTCGCGCTGGCGAGTCTCAGCGGCGAGGCGGACGCTGCCTGGGCCGAGCAGGCGGCGGCGTACGCCGACACCGCCTTCCTCGGGGGTATCGCCCTCGACGAGCGGACGCGGGAGGCGGCCCGCCGGATGGTCGAGCGCGACCGGACGGAGTTCCTGCCGGCAGACCCCGTTTCGTTCGTCGACGACCAACTTTCGGAACTCGCCGACGTTGCGCTCACGCCGGGATTCAACGTCAGGACGGCGACGCTGGACCCACTGCGAGAGGCCGCGTCGGTCTGTCGGGACCACGGTGCCATCCTCGAAATCAACGCCCACTGCCGCCAGGAGGAGATGTGCGCGGCCGGGGCCGGTGAGTCGCTGCTGCGGGACGCCGACCGCCTCGGCGAACAGGTCGAAGCCGCCGCGGAAACCGGTGCGACAGTCAGCGTGAAGGTCCGCACAGAGGTTCACGGCGTCGACCTGCCGGCGCTCGCGGCGGCCGCGTCCGACGCCGGTGCCGACTACGTCCACGTCGACGCGATGGACTCCGAGGACGTCATCGCCGACGTCGTCGCGGCGACGGACGCTCGCGTCATCGCCAACAACGGCGTCCGCGACCGGGCGACGGTCTCCGAGTACCTGGAGTACGGGGCCGACGCGGTCAGCGTCGGGCGAGCGAGCGACGACCCTGACGTCCTCGCCAGGGTCGCCGCGGCGACACGGGCGTGGTTCGAGCGACACCCGCGGGAGGTCGGACCGTGA